A portion of the Rhodopseudomonas sp. BAL398 genome contains these proteins:
- a CDS encoding GlxA family transcriptional regulator yields the protein MPISATRPARIGFLLIDGFALMSFAAAIEPLRAANNLSGRLLYQWFHVSVDGKAINASSGLSIKPDCAIATEQLFDIVLVCAGGNPTKFSDRATMTWLRGLARRGVTIGGISGGPYILARAKVLDGYRCTIHWEHVPAFVEAFPHLQLTRNLFEIDRDRMTCGGGVAGLDMMHALIRRDHGQQLASRISDWFLQANIRLGDTSQRVATRDRAGGHPKLLTAIELMERRLREPASRAEIARAAGLSLRQLERLFASHFKTSIERHYLTIRLQRARILLRQTALPVTQIGAECGFQSPSHFSRAYRQHFTRTPSADRLL from the coding sequence TTGCCGATTTCCGCGACCCGCCCGGCCAGGATCGGATTTTTGCTGATCGACGGCTTCGCCCTGATGTCGTTCGCCGCGGCGATCGAGCCGTTGCGCGCCGCCAACAACCTGTCCGGCCGGCTGCTTTACCAATGGTTTCACGTCTCGGTCGATGGCAAGGCGATCAACGCCTCCAGCGGTCTTTCGATCAAGCCGGACTGCGCCATCGCCACCGAGCAACTCTTCGATATCGTTTTGGTTTGCGCCGGAGGCAATCCAACGAAATTCTCCGATCGCGCGACCATGACCTGGCTGCGCGGCCTGGCCCGCCGCGGCGTCACCATCGGTGGCATATCCGGCGGGCCTTACATTCTGGCGCGCGCCAAGGTGCTCGACGGCTATCGCTGCACCATTCACTGGGAGCACGTCCCCGCCTTCGTCGAGGCGTTTCCGCACTTACAGCTGACGCGCAACCTGTTCGAGATCGACCGCGACCGCATGACATGCGGCGGCGGCGTCGCCGGACTCGACATGATGCACGCGCTGATCCGCCGCGATCACGGCCAGCAACTGGCCTCGCGCATCAGCGACTGGTTCCTGCAAGCCAATATCCGGCTTGGCGACACTAGCCAGCGCGTGGCGACGCGCGACCGCGCCGGCGGTCACCCGAAATTGCTCACTGCGATCGAGCTGATGGAGCGTCGGCTGCGCGAGCCCGCCAGCCGGGCCGAGATCGCGCGCGCGGCCGGGCTGTCGCTGCGCCAGCTGGAACGCCTATTCGCGAGCCATTTCAAGACCAGCATTGAACGCCATTATCTGACGATCAGACTGCAGCGCGCCCGCATCCTGCTACGGCAAACCGCGCTCCCGGTGACGCAGATCGGCGCGGAATGCGGGTTCCAGAGCCCCAGCCATTTCTCCCGCGCCTACCGCCAGCATTTCACACGAACGCCGTCAGCCGATCGCCTGCTCTAG
- a CDS encoding tetratricopeptide repeat protein — MLVQDGERAYLDKDFDLARQIWEPLAESGDADAEAWLGALYANGLGVDQDAARAFAYYLRSAEHGNALAANNVGAMYAKGDGVAADPTQGAAWFLRAAESGDALGQFNYAVVLTKGMGVAPDLAEAVRWYRRASLAGHYPSQARLGYCYAKGLGTAVDPVEAFVWLTLASRHGVGLAMAELESLVRGMSAEQKSAAHQRLAQSEASSQSNAKVLEQAIG, encoded by the coding sequence ATGCTGGTTCAGGACGGCGAACGCGCCTATCTGGATAAAGACTTCGACTTGGCGCGGCAGATCTGGGAGCCACTCGCCGAGAGTGGCGACGCCGATGCCGAAGCCTGGCTCGGCGCGCTTTATGCCAACGGGCTCGGTGTCGATCAGGATGCGGCGCGCGCCTTTGCGTATTACCTCCGCTCCGCCGAACACGGCAATGCGCTCGCCGCCAACAATGTCGGCGCGATGTACGCCAAGGGCGATGGTGTTGCCGCGGATCCGACGCAAGGCGCGGCGTGGTTCTTACGCGCGGCCGAGTCTGGCGACGCGCTGGGCCAGTTTAACTATGCGGTTGTTCTGACGAAGGGCATGGGTGTCGCTCCCGATCTGGCCGAGGCCGTGCGCTGGTATCGGCGCGCCTCTTTGGCGGGCCATTATCCGTCGCAGGCGCGGCTTGGCTATTGCTATGCCAAGGGTCTGGGTACGGCGGTCGATCCGGTCGAGGCATTCGTCTGGTTGACATTGGCGAGCCGCCATGGCGTCGGTTTGGCGATGGCCGAATTGGAGAGTCTGGTGCGCGGCATGTCGGCCGAACAGAAATCCGCTGCGCATCAGCGTCTGGCACAGAGCGAGGCCTCGTCGCAAAGCAACGCCAAGGTGCTAGAGCAGGCGATCGGCTGA